In one Halichondria panicea chromosome 4, odHalPani1.1, whole genome shotgun sequence genomic region, the following are encoded:
- the LOC135334500 gene encoding uncharacterized protein LOC135334500 isoform X1: protein MISRVLCNNIPYFKQSFDGAIDWHIEHKYYHELSQPSEWVPMSIIPKNENKGDEMVEIMATIHNYVPMIESSRAVFVPSLNEHIDIQEARSFPIILHGDYLTAARARGAQKFKINADSPSNRYEGLVPVSADWHTKLRVLSIIWKYYFSSRSATDTIGSLYNVRNRLNRTNVPTDVKKDFNACEDFIETVTQSQIVAAALPTFDMKSVSDTPSERVIQDAENLWMKPRHERKACLHDLCLKVYKKYISLSHNSSSEDYVQNDSDCISSYSIQLLRIGVLYMEFADAIREGDGERVFRCWRYFLPIFRAAHSTNYSCEALHFLHQHLYALSSRLSNQLILGRFVNVRGIPGRNIPLDLHMEHLNRIAKGAIHNLKSNKTMRSISRVGRAIGTLAPLMEMFDEENSVPSTSSKYRKPSAEKDVYTIVEQLMKHEVFSIEPGRKLKHFKNPKDLFSTASNKDLLDWMVSRLTLL, encoded by the exons ATGATATCCCGAGTCCTCTGCAACAACATACCATACTTCAAGCAATCATTTGACGGAGCAATAGATTGGCACATTGAGCATAAGTACTACCATGAGCTGAGTCAACCATCTGAGTGG GTACCGATGTCTATTATTCCCAAAAATGAGAACAAGGGTGATGAAATGGTTGAGATCATGGCCACAATACACAATTATGTTCCAATGATTGAATCGTCCCGTGCAGTATTTGTACCAAGTCTTAACGAGCACATTGATATTCAAGAGGCTAGGTCTTTCCCGATCATCCTTCATGGGGACTACCTAACAGCTGCGAGAGCAAGAGGTGCCCAGAAATTCAAGATCAATGCTGACTCACCGTCCAATAGATATGAAGGATTGGTACCGGTGTCTGCTGACTGGCACACGAAACTGAGAGTTCTATCG ATAATATGGAAATACTACTTCTCTTCTCGATCGGCAACAGATACTATTGGTAGTCTGTACAATGTACGCAACCGACTGAATCGCACAAATGTTCCAACAGATGTAAAAAAAGATTTCAATGCATGTGAAGATTTTATTGAGACTGTCACACAAAGCCAGATTGTTGCAGCAGCTCTTCCAACATTTGATATGAAATCGGTGAGTGATACCCCAAGCGAACGTGTGATTCAGGATGCAGAAAATCTATGGATGAAACCTAGGCATGAGAGGAAGGCATGCTTACACGACCTGTGCCTGAAGGTATACAAAAAATACATATCCCTTTCCCACAACTCTAGTTCTGAGGACTATGTCCAAAACGATAGCGATTGTATTTCGAGCTACTCAATCCAGCTGTTGAGAATCGGGGTGTTGTATATGGAATTTGCAGACGCTATCAGGGAGGGTGACGGAGAACGAGTGTTTCGATGCTGGCGTTATTTTCTTCCGATTTTTCGTGCAGCACATTCTACCAATTACTCTTGCGAAGCTCTTCATTTCCTTCACCAACATTTGTATGCATTATCGTCACGACTGTCCAATCAGTTAATTTTGGGTCGCTTTGTAAATGTCCGCGGTATTCCAGGAAGAAATATTCCACTTGACCTTCATATGGAGCACTTGAATCGTATAGCGAAAGGTGCAATTCATAACTTGAAGTCTAACAAGACTATGCGTTCAATCTCGAGGGTTGGACGAGCGATTGGAACACTAGCTCCACTGATGGAAATGTTTGATGAAGAAAACTCAGTGCCATCAACTTCTAGCAAATACCGGAAGCCATCTGCTGAAAAAGACGTATACACTATCGTTGAGCAGTTAATGAAGCATGAGGTATTCTCTATCGAACCTGGTAGAAAGCTTAAACATTTCAAGAACCCCAAAGATTTATTTTCAACTGCCTCTAACAAAGATTTACTTGATTGGATGGTTAGCCGATTAACTTTACTGTAA
- the LOC135335215 gene encoding LOW QUALITY PROTEIN: uncharacterized protein LOC135335215 (The sequence of the model RefSeq protein was modified relative to this genomic sequence to represent the inferred CDS: deleted 2 bases in 1 codon) produces MSSKTIKEAVTAAGRMLGYDKIRPHQLQVIEAFVKGQDVFGILPTGYGKSFCYASLPAIFDQLLGKPGTTIVLVVSPLTAIIKDQVASYSSRGISAGYYTGDSDKQMKDAVLRGDYQLIYITPELLIGSNVCRKMLTGEVYEQRLKAFVVDEAHTVKKWGQTFRRVMERLGEIRSLLPPSVRVMALTATATNAVRCSVTCTLRMDKPVVVALSSCKANLVYNVGKYTTVVETFKPLLTRIRNDRDKCPRTIVYCQSYNMCANIYIYLSRGLSCELTEPVDAPNIAKFRLVDMFTSVTDQAHKDTTISLFTKPSQLRVVIATVAFGLGIDCPDVREIIHVGVPEDIESYIQETGRAGRDGKPSLAILLKARVYHACEEGIKEYVDNDCQCRRDLLFKSMDNYKHRQIDSSRQCLCCDVCALICTCGCCSRNLSSFVFLG; encoded by the exons TCAAAAACCATCAAAGAAGCTGTTACAGCAGCTGGAAGAATGCTTGGCTATGATAAAATAAGGCCACATCAACTCCAAGTTATTGAGGCATTTGTGAAGGGCCAGGATGTGTTTGGCATATTGCCTACTGGCTATGGCAAGAGCTTCTGCTATGCCAGCCTTCCAGCCATCTTTGACCAACTTCTTGGAAAGCCTGGCACCACCATTGTACTGGTTGTTTCTCCTCTCACTGCAATCATCAAAGACCAG GTGGCTAGCTATTCGTCCAGAGGGATATCTGCTGGTTACTATACAGGAGATTCTGATAAACAAATGAAAGATGCTGTTTTGAGAGGTGACTACCAGCTT ATATACATCACTCCAGAACTACTCATAGGTAGTAATGTTTGTCGAAAGATGTTGACAGGAGAAGTGTACGAACAACGGCTGAAAGCGTTTGTGGTGGATGAGGCGCACACAGTTAAAAAGTG GGGGCAGACTTTTCGCAGAGTAATGGAGAGATTGGGAGAAATCAGAAGTTTGTTGCCACCTAGTGTGAGAGTAATGGCTCTGACTGCCACTGCAACAAACGCAGTACGATGTTCGGTCACCTGTACTCTAAGGATGGACAAGCCTGTCGTTGTTGCATTATCTTCTTGTAAGGCAAACCTGGTGTACAACGTTGGAAAGTACACCACAGTGGTAGAAACCTTCAAACCTTTGTTAACACGTATAAGGAATGACAGAGATAAATGCCCAAGAACAATTGTGTACTGCCAATCGTATAATATGTGTGCCAATATTTACATATATTTGTCTAGAGGTTTGAGTTGCGAATTGACTGAACCAGTGGATGCTCCTAATATTGCCAAATTTCGATTGGTAGACATGTTCACAAGTGTAACTGATCAGGCTCACAAAGATACTACAATATCTCTGTTCACAAAACCCAGCCAGTTGCGTGTCGTTATTGCCACAGTGGCATTTGGCTTGGGCATCGACTGTCCGGATGTACGAGAGATCATCCACGTTGGAGTTCCAGAGGATATTGAATCGTACATTCAGGAGACTGGTCGTGCTGGAAGGGATGGAAAACCCTCATTGGCAATTCTACTCAAAGCAAGAGTGTACCATGCATGTGAAGAAGGAATCAAGGAATATGTAGATAATGATTGTCAGTGTAGGAGAGACCTTCTCTTTAAATCAATGGATAACTATAAACATAGACAAATAGACAGTAGTAGACAGTGTCTTTGTTGTGACGTATGTGCTTTGATTTGTACGTGTGGCTGTTGCTCCAGAAACCTCTCTTCATTTGTTTTTTTAGGTTAA